One window of Streptococcus troglodytae genomic DNA carries:
- the rfbD gene encoding dTDP-4-dehydrorhamnose reductase, whose translation MILITGANGQLGTELRYLLDERNEDYVAVDVAEMDITKAEKVDEVFLQVKPSLVYHCAAYTAVDAAEDEGKELDYAINVTGTENIAKACEKYNATLVYISTDYVFDGEKPVGQEWEVDDKPDPKTEYGRTKRLGEEAVEKYVKNFYIIRTAWVFGNYGKNFVFTMQHLAKSHNSLTVVNDQHGRPTWTRTLAEFMTYLAENQKEYGYYHLSNDATEDTTWYDFALEILKDTDVVVKPVDSSQFPAKAKRPLNSTMSLTKAKATGFVIPTWQEALQEFYKQDVKK comes from the coding sequence ATGATTCTTATAACTGGTGCCAATGGTCAACTCGGAACAGAGCTCCGCTATTTACTTGATGAACGTAATGAAGATTATGTGGCTGTTGATGTTGCAGAGATGGATATTACAAAAGCTGAAAAAGTGGACGAAGTCTTTTTACAGGTTAAACCGAGTCTTGTCTACCATTGCGCAGCCTATACAGCAGTTGATGCTGCAGAAGATGAAGGTAAAGAGCTGGATTATGCTATCAATGTGACAGGAACTGAAAACATTGCCAAGGCCTGTGAGAAATATAATGCAACTTTGGTTTACATTTCAACTGATTATGTGTTTGATGGTGAAAAGCCAGTTGGTCAAGAATGGGAAGTGGATGATAAGCCAGATCCCAAAACTGAGTATGGTCGGACAAAGCGTTTAGGTGAAGAAGCAGTTGAAAAATACGTTAAGAACTTTTACATCATTCGTACAGCTTGGGTATTTGGTAATTATGGTAAAAATTTTGTTTTTACCATGCAACATCTTGCTAAAAGTCATAACAGTTTAACGGTTGTTAATGATCAGCATGGTCGTCCGACTTGGACACGAACTTTAGCTGAATTTATGACTTATCTGGCTGAAAATCAAAAAGAATATGGTTATTATCATTTATCAAATGATGCAACCGAGGATACGACTTGGTATGATTTTGCACTTGAAATTTTAAAGGATACCGATGTTGTCGTGAAACCTGTTGACTCTAGTCAGTTCCCTGCTAAAGCCAAACGGCCGTTAAATTCAACTATGAGTTTAACAAAGGCTAAGGCGACAGGTTTTGTTATTCCGACTTGGCAAGAAGCTTTACAAGAATTTTATAAGCAAGATGTCAAAAAATAG
- a CDS encoding metal-sulfur cluster assembly factor, with the protein MADKNYTPEEIAKIKDRILEALEMVIDPELGIDIVNLGLIYDIRFEDSGRTEIDMTLTTMGCPLADLLTDQIHDALKDVPEVLDIDVKLVWSPAWTVDKMSRYARIALGIR; encoded by the coding sequence ATGGCAGATAAAAACTATACTCCCGAAGAAATTGCTAAGATTAAAGATAGAATCCTTGAAGCTTTGGAAATGGTTATTGATCCAGAATTGGGTATTGATATCGTTAATCTAGGTCTTATCTATGATATTCGTTTTGAAGATTCGGGCCGTACTGAAATTGATATGACATTAACAACGATGGGCTGCCCATTAGCAGATTTACTTACTGATCAAATCCACGATGCTCTCAAAGATGTTCCAGAGGTTTTGGATATTGATGTAAAACTTGTTTGGTCACCAGCTTGGACAGTGGATAAAATGAGTCGTTATGCCCGTATTGCTCTGGGTATCAGGTAA